In Zingiber officinale cultivar Zhangliang chromosome 11B, Zo_v1.1, whole genome shotgun sequence, a single window of DNA contains:
- the LOC122034585 gene encoding CST complex subunit CTC1-like isoform X2 has translation MERIPIISISDLVKLGRPLTGAASLCLAPSASPPPKKPKCDISDEVTVKIPLFADHCENSNPGTFSPLSRPVIIVGTVELFPRDAKISLGCLNHCFSFSDGSSRVCCYFLDFDLRIIGCKVKILAWNFLPLKHGDRGVLEVIRWSFTDFEAAFVSDSLLSMTSACSSREANMKCRGGAFGILKAVSSIFRVPCTKQKEDNLRNSGRNLMSRGDLTGFLVEILTCVCDVCNESSFVAERDDHHLKNKDCHSFSNSVFVYFMQPNFLWRPALYRLIGKSITISRLKRNLIFVGNEVSYEMFVSTPSTMVSLTNHSANCIYEESLKKSDEGMYNGVVTGIYMQGMVIELDDKVLLLIPDPPQHSLRMGAIVSVRNFHFIHVKYSWVKIILLGTCVKTCISVKSFSMTDIRSHSKSEGSSILERFLESLTYSAKLWMLLLVSCFKKKFGGIFSYKDILGSKKKEGFAQTYATTLLPPSAFETKSGLFTNFCKHGRCSYQMENLSFLKLVIPISNLKSWCEVSWISLLAQKHNDNNQFGESPYFEQLYHREPLGNDMIRRIFSSDDMSFVLVGMLKVSPYSGRLQLTDATGSIDAVVPDLPLDVNFQAVYEVKDYKLVIEGSSKKIYMQQQYLDEPLSCRTIFQHFSPRASSQLVVYVHFYLKKSTCMHFFQFSTYMDNSDSLKCNSGEMFHLLYVTHKFPAYHSLHEDVSLSNSSEIFLTNLDKKSDCIDNFLRENYRSSQIPCLLVLSRSNSQSFQFPFYLHCARGFKDNGMLHNHSDSKILLEFSSNNLDKYQMLRVGSYYLLKCSGKGLDCKSKACKHITQVKPLVISESIIWRLSILFDEAKHQNGQSQHVCSCVSSVRNDKCLTENFCQPGQTFLHLNDETHGLSDVHLHMYSEAINQLEELESLLKSFHSIFPSLDKITTVSSCIQQMMAQAALTSGILIPANELPQGNLLSLSGNIESISIYDFKPKCACSSFTVCEHWSTCEVCMLVNDDCHTVRIRGSISRYAYPIGLGHAVNATFHKVLLTQNSSQTKELMLTPMSFIVVNTVKEICPLVNVEGLIQESRRNIPYEVFINTKSSSRLISNVLQCTDSDLIHLNCRVVCIITLVLENQTHGPVMSQPVGYPKITTASIPLLGFLVEDGSSSLCYCWADNGRAEIFLRLHESSQMIFSSGKIVRGPEKKYSQRTTEYLLYEMLKKHKRIIVRNHGAAPDLSCVDLSFSIDSDQVFSNAEEKLLRSITNNTCHAPTLSIAGITMNSTSAFDGRMEFLEHRQALQSLPYLWVKEVVPIDSRQEAYGRTYTLSGRMRQEAGDVHLSI, from the exons ATGGAGAGGATCCCGATCATATCCATCTCCGACCTCGTCAAGCTCGGCCGCCCTCTTACAGGCGCTGCCTCCCTGTGCCTAGCGCCATCGGCCTCTCCTCCGCCCAAAAAACCTAAATGTGACATTTCAGATGAGGTTACTGTCAAAATTCCTCTTTTCGCTGACCATTGTGAAAATTCCAACCCTGGCACCTTCTCTCCCTTGAGCCGTCCCGTGATCATAGTTGGCACCGTCGAGCTGTTCCCTCGGGATGCTAAGATTTCCCTCGGCTGTTTGAATCATTGCTTCTCGTTCTCAGATGGCTCTTCGAGAGTCTGCTGCTACTTCCTGGATTTCGACCTCAGGATCATTGGCTGTAAAGTCAAAATCTTGGCGTGGAATTTCTTACCACTCAAGCATGGTGATAGGGGAGTTCTTGAGGTGATCCGATGGAGCTTCACAGATTTTGAGGCGGCATTTGTTTCTGATTCGTTACTGTCTATGACTTCTGCTTGTTCCTCACGAGAAGCCAACATGAAGTGCCGTGGTGGTGCCTTTGGCATTCTCAAGGCTGTTAGCTCCATCTTCCGTGTACCTTGCACGAAGCAAAAAGAGGATAACTTGAGAAATTCTGGGAGAAACCTCATGAGTAGAGGGGACTTGACAGGATTCCTTGTGGAGATACTTACTTGTGTCTGTGATGTTTGCAATGAATCTAGTTTTGTAGCAGAACGTGATGACCATCATCTGAAAAACAAGGACTGCCATTCCTTCAGTAATTCAGTATTTGTCTATTTCATGCAACCCAATTTTTTATGGCGGCCAGCACTCTATAGGTTGATTGGGAAGTCAATAACTATTTCAAGGTTGAAGAGGAATTTGATCTTTGTTGGAAATGAAGTGTCATATGAGATGTTTGTCTCAACACCATCAACTATGGTATCTTTGACTAACCATTCAGCAAATTGTATTTATGAAGAAAGTTTGAAAAAAAGTGATGAAGGCATGTACAATGGTGTTGTTACTGGAATTTACATGCAAGGAATGGTGATTGAATTGGACGATAAAGTCTTGCTACTGATTCCTGATCCTCCACAACATTCTTTGAGGATGGGTGCCATT GTTTCTGTTAGAAATTTCCATTTTATTCATGTTAAGTATTCCTGGGTCAAGATAATCCTTCTTGGGACATGTGTGAAGACATGCATCAGTGTCAAATCCTTTTCCATGACTGATATAAG GTCTCATTCTAAATCTGAGGGTTCAAGTATTTTGGAGAGGTTTCTTGAATCTTTAACATATTCAGCTAAACTTTG GATGCTACTTCTGGTCtcgtgttttaaaaaaaaatttggtggaatattttctTACAAGGATATTTTGGGATCAAAGAAA AAGGAAGGATTTGCACAAACTTATGCTACAACATTGTTGCCTCCTAGTGCCTTTGAAACAAAG TCAGGATTGTTTACTAATTTCTGCAAACATGGTCGGTGCAGTTACCAAATGGAAAACTTATCATTCCTTAAATTG gTGATACCAATATCTAATCTCAAAAGCTGGTGTGAAGTGTCTTGGATTTCATTGCTAGCACAAAAACACAATGATAATAACCAATTTGGAGAAAGCCCATATTTTGAACAGTTATACCACAGAGAGCCTTTGGGCAATGACAtgattagaagaattttttcaaGTGATGATATGAGCTTTGTTTTGGTAGGCATGTTGAAG GTTTCTCCATATTCAGGAAGGTTGCAATTAACTGATGCAACTGGAAGCATTGATGCTGTGGTGCCAGATTTACCATTGGATGTGAACTTCCAGGCCGTTTATGAG GTCAAAGATTATAAACTTGTAATTGAAGGTTCGTCAAAGAAAATTTATATGCAGCAGCAGTATTTGGACGAACCACTCTCGTGCAGAACCATATTTCAGCATTTTTCTCCCAGAGCCTCATCACAGCTTGTGGTTTATGTTCATTTCTATCTCAAGAAGTCAACTTGCATGcatttctttcaattttctacTTACATGGACAACAGTGACTCCTTGAAGTGTAATAGTGGTGAAATGTTCCACCTATTatatgtcacacacaaatttcctGCATATCACAGT CTTCATGAGGATGTCAGTTTGTCAAACAGCTCTG AAATTTTCCTCACAAATCTAGATAAGAAGTCTGATTGTATTG ATAATTTCTTGAGAGAGAATTATAGGTCCTCCCAGATTCCATGTTTGCTCGTGTTGAGTAGAAGCAATTCTCAGTCATTTCAGTTTCCATTTTATTTACATTGTGCTCGTGGGTTCAAAGACAATGGCATGCTTCATAATCACAGTGATTCAAAAATCTTGTTAGAGTTCAGTTCTAACAACTTAGACAAGTATCAG ATGCTTCGTGTAGGATCATATTATCTTCTGAAGTGCTCAGGAAAGGGTCTTGACTGCAAATCAAAAGCCTGTAAGCATATAACACAAGTAAAGCCCCTTGTAATCTCTGAATCAATTATCTGGAGGCTTTCTATACTATTTGACGAAGCAAAGCATCAGAATGGGCAATCTCAACATGTTTGTTCTTGTGTTTCTTCAGTGAGAAATGATAAATGTTTAACTGAAAATTTTTGTCAGCCTGGGCAAACATTCCTACATTTGAATGATGAAACTCATGGACTTTCTGATGTTCATCTGCATATGTATAGTGAGGCAATCAATCAATTGGAAGAATTGGAGTCCTTGCTGAAGAGTTTTCACAGTATTTTTCCTTCTTTGGATAAAATAACAACTGTGTCATCATGCATCCAACAAATGATGGCTCAGGCTGCTCTTACGTCTGGAATTCTTATTCCAGCCAATGAATTGCCTCAAGGAAATCTGCTATCGTTAAGTGGAAATATTGAGAGTATTTCCATCTATGACTTCAAACCTAAATGTGCATGCTCTAGTTTCACAGTTTGTGAACACTGGAGTACATGTGAAGTCTGTATGCTTGTAAATGATGATTGTCATACG GTGCGGATTCGTGGTAGCATAAGCAGATATGCTTATCCTATTGGATTAGGTCATGCAGTGAATGCAACCTTCCACAAGGTCCTGCTGACTCA AAATTCAAGTCAGACAAAAGAATTGATGTTGACCCCAATGTCATTTATTGTGGTTAACACTGTGAAGGAAATTTGCCCTCTGGTTAACGTTGAAGGTTTGATTCAAGAGTCCAGACGGAATATTCCATATGAAGTATTCATAAATACCAAATCATCGTCGCGTTTGATCTCAAATGTGCTGCAGTGCACTGACAGTGATCTCATCCACCTTAACTGCAGG GTTGTGTGTATCATTACTTTGGTACTGGAGAACCAGACACATGGACCTGTAATGTCGCAACCTGTAGGCTATCCCAAAATAACAACAGCAAGTATCCCTCTACTTGGCTTTCTAGTAG AGGATGGATCATCATCCTTATGTTATTGCTGGGCTGACAATGGTCGAGCTGAGATATTCCTTCGGCTACatgaatcaagtcaaatgatTTTTAGTAGTGGTAAGATAGTAAGAGGGCCTGAAAAGAAATATTCTCAGCGTACTACTGAGTACCTTCTATACGAGATGCTTAAAAAGCATAAGAGGATCATCGTTAGAAATCATGGTGCTGCTCCTGACTTGTCCTGTGTAGACTTATCATTTTCGATTGACTCGGATCAGGTTTTCAGTAATGCAGAAGAAAAACTTCTGAGGTCCATCACCAACAATACATGCCATGCACCAACACTT
- the LOC122034585 gene encoding CST complex subunit CTC1-like isoform X1 has protein sequence MERIPIISISDLVKLGRPLTGAASLCLAPSASPPPKKPKCDISDEVTVKIPLFADHCENSNPGTFSPLSRPVIIVGTVELFPRDAKISLGCLNHCFSFSDGSSRVCCYFLDFDLRIIGCKVKILAWNFLPLKHGDRGVLEVIRWSFTDFEAAFVSDSLLSMTSACSSREANMKCRGGAFGILKAVSSIFRVPCTKQKEDNLRNSGRNLMSRGDLTGFLVEILTCVCDVCNESSFVAERDDHHLKNKDCHSFSNSVFVYFMQPNFLWRPALYRLIGKSITISRLKRNLIFVGNEVSYEMFVSTPSTMVSLTNHSANCIYEESLKKSDEGMYNGVVTGIYMQGMVIELDDKVLLLIPDPPQHSLRMGAIVSVRNFHFIHVKYSWVKIILLGTCVKTCISVKSFSMTDIRSHSKSEGSSILERFLESLTYSAKLWMLLLVSCFKKKFGGIFSYKDILGSKKKEGFAQTYATTLLPPSAFETKSGLFTNFCKHGRCSYQMENLSFLKLVIPISNLKSWCEVSWISLLAQKHNDNNQFGESPYFEQLYHREPLGNDMIRRIFSSDDMSFVLVGMLKVSPYSGRLQLTDATGSIDAVVPDLPLDVNFQAVYEVKDYKLVIEGSSKKIYMQQQYLDEPLSCRTIFQHFSPRASSQLVVYVHFYLKKSTCMHFFQFSTYMDNSDSLKCNSGEMFHLLYVTHKFPAYHSLHEDVSLSNSSGLFAEAFMSPYNLIPYATSELDQFAEIFLTNLDKKSDCIDNFLRENYRSSQIPCLLVLSRSNSQSFQFPFYLHCARGFKDNGMLHNHSDSKILLEFSSNNLDKYQMLRVGSYYLLKCSGKGLDCKSKACKHITQVKPLVISESIIWRLSILFDEAKHQNGQSQHVCSCVSSVRNDKCLTENFCQPGQTFLHLNDETHGLSDVHLHMYSEAINQLEELESLLKSFHSIFPSLDKITTVSSCIQQMMAQAALTSGILIPANELPQGNLLSLSGNIESISIYDFKPKCACSSFTVCEHWSTCEVCMLVNDDCHTVRIRGSISRYAYPIGLGHAVNATFHKVLLTQNSSQTKELMLTPMSFIVVNTVKEICPLVNVEGLIQESRRNIPYEVFINTKSSSRLISNVLQCTDSDLIHLNCRVVCIITLVLENQTHGPVMSQPVGYPKITTASIPLLGFLVEDGSSSLCYCWADNGRAEIFLRLHESSQMIFSSGKIVRGPEKKYSQRTTEYLLYEMLKKHKRIIVRNHGAAPDLSCVDLSFSIDSDQVFSNAEEKLLRSITNNTCHAPTLSIAGITMNSTSAFDGRMEFLEHRQALQSLPYLWVKEVVPIDSRQEAYGRTYTLSGRMRQEAGDVHLSI, from the exons ATGGAGAGGATCCCGATCATATCCATCTCCGACCTCGTCAAGCTCGGCCGCCCTCTTACAGGCGCTGCCTCCCTGTGCCTAGCGCCATCGGCCTCTCCTCCGCCCAAAAAACCTAAATGTGACATTTCAGATGAGGTTACTGTCAAAATTCCTCTTTTCGCTGACCATTGTGAAAATTCCAACCCTGGCACCTTCTCTCCCTTGAGCCGTCCCGTGATCATAGTTGGCACCGTCGAGCTGTTCCCTCGGGATGCTAAGATTTCCCTCGGCTGTTTGAATCATTGCTTCTCGTTCTCAGATGGCTCTTCGAGAGTCTGCTGCTACTTCCTGGATTTCGACCTCAGGATCATTGGCTGTAAAGTCAAAATCTTGGCGTGGAATTTCTTACCACTCAAGCATGGTGATAGGGGAGTTCTTGAGGTGATCCGATGGAGCTTCACAGATTTTGAGGCGGCATTTGTTTCTGATTCGTTACTGTCTATGACTTCTGCTTGTTCCTCACGAGAAGCCAACATGAAGTGCCGTGGTGGTGCCTTTGGCATTCTCAAGGCTGTTAGCTCCATCTTCCGTGTACCTTGCACGAAGCAAAAAGAGGATAACTTGAGAAATTCTGGGAGAAACCTCATGAGTAGAGGGGACTTGACAGGATTCCTTGTGGAGATACTTACTTGTGTCTGTGATGTTTGCAATGAATCTAGTTTTGTAGCAGAACGTGATGACCATCATCTGAAAAACAAGGACTGCCATTCCTTCAGTAATTCAGTATTTGTCTATTTCATGCAACCCAATTTTTTATGGCGGCCAGCACTCTATAGGTTGATTGGGAAGTCAATAACTATTTCAAGGTTGAAGAGGAATTTGATCTTTGTTGGAAATGAAGTGTCATATGAGATGTTTGTCTCAACACCATCAACTATGGTATCTTTGACTAACCATTCAGCAAATTGTATTTATGAAGAAAGTTTGAAAAAAAGTGATGAAGGCATGTACAATGGTGTTGTTACTGGAATTTACATGCAAGGAATGGTGATTGAATTGGACGATAAAGTCTTGCTACTGATTCCTGATCCTCCACAACATTCTTTGAGGATGGGTGCCATT GTTTCTGTTAGAAATTTCCATTTTATTCATGTTAAGTATTCCTGGGTCAAGATAATCCTTCTTGGGACATGTGTGAAGACATGCATCAGTGTCAAATCCTTTTCCATGACTGATATAAG GTCTCATTCTAAATCTGAGGGTTCAAGTATTTTGGAGAGGTTTCTTGAATCTTTAACATATTCAGCTAAACTTTG GATGCTACTTCTGGTCtcgtgttttaaaaaaaaatttggtggaatattttctTACAAGGATATTTTGGGATCAAAGAAA AAGGAAGGATTTGCACAAACTTATGCTACAACATTGTTGCCTCCTAGTGCCTTTGAAACAAAG TCAGGATTGTTTACTAATTTCTGCAAACATGGTCGGTGCAGTTACCAAATGGAAAACTTATCATTCCTTAAATTG gTGATACCAATATCTAATCTCAAAAGCTGGTGTGAAGTGTCTTGGATTTCATTGCTAGCACAAAAACACAATGATAATAACCAATTTGGAGAAAGCCCATATTTTGAACAGTTATACCACAGAGAGCCTTTGGGCAATGACAtgattagaagaattttttcaaGTGATGATATGAGCTTTGTTTTGGTAGGCATGTTGAAG GTTTCTCCATATTCAGGAAGGTTGCAATTAACTGATGCAACTGGAAGCATTGATGCTGTGGTGCCAGATTTACCATTGGATGTGAACTTCCAGGCCGTTTATGAG GTCAAAGATTATAAACTTGTAATTGAAGGTTCGTCAAAGAAAATTTATATGCAGCAGCAGTATTTGGACGAACCACTCTCGTGCAGAACCATATTTCAGCATTTTTCTCCCAGAGCCTCATCACAGCTTGTGGTTTATGTTCATTTCTATCTCAAGAAGTCAACTTGCATGcatttctttcaattttctacTTACATGGACAACAGTGACTCCTTGAAGTGTAATAGTGGTGAAATGTTCCACCTATTatatgtcacacacaaatttcctGCATATCACAGT CTTCATGAGGATGTCAGTTTGTCAAACAGCTCTGGTTTGTTTGCTGAGGCTTTTATGTCGCCTTATAATTTGATTCCTTATGCGACAAGTGAACTTGATCAATTTGCAGAAATTTTCCTCACAAATCTAGATAAGAAGTCTGATTGTATTG ATAATTTCTTGAGAGAGAATTATAGGTCCTCCCAGATTCCATGTTTGCTCGTGTTGAGTAGAAGCAATTCTCAGTCATTTCAGTTTCCATTTTATTTACATTGTGCTCGTGGGTTCAAAGACAATGGCATGCTTCATAATCACAGTGATTCAAAAATCTTGTTAGAGTTCAGTTCTAACAACTTAGACAAGTATCAG ATGCTTCGTGTAGGATCATATTATCTTCTGAAGTGCTCAGGAAAGGGTCTTGACTGCAAATCAAAAGCCTGTAAGCATATAACACAAGTAAAGCCCCTTGTAATCTCTGAATCAATTATCTGGAGGCTTTCTATACTATTTGACGAAGCAAAGCATCAGAATGGGCAATCTCAACATGTTTGTTCTTGTGTTTCTTCAGTGAGAAATGATAAATGTTTAACTGAAAATTTTTGTCAGCCTGGGCAAACATTCCTACATTTGAATGATGAAACTCATGGACTTTCTGATGTTCATCTGCATATGTATAGTGAGGCAATCAATCAATTGGAAGAATTGGAGTCCTTGCTGAAGAGTTTTCACAGTATTTTTCCTTCTTTGGATAAAATAACAACTGTGTCATCATGCATCCAACAAATGATGGCTCAGGCTGCTCTTACGTCTGGAATTCTTATTCCAGCCAATGAATTGCCTCAAGGAAATCTGCTATCGTTAAGTGGAAATATTGAGAGTATTTCCATCTATGACTTCAAACCTAAATGTGCATGCTCTAGTTTCACAGTTTGTGAACACTGGAGTACATGTGAAGTCTGTATGCTTGTAAATGATGATTGTCATACG GTGCGGATTCGTGGTAGCATAAGCAGATATGCTTATCCTATTGGATTAGGTCATGCAGTGAATGCAACCTTCCACAAGGTCCTGCTGACTCA AAATTCAAGTCAGACAAAAGAATTGATGTTGACCCCAATGTCATTTATTGTGGTTAACACTGTGAAGGAAATTTGCCCTCTGGTTAACGTTGAAGGTTTGATTCAAGAGTCCAGACGGAATATTCCATATGAAGTATTCATAAATACCAAATCATCGTCGCGTTTGATCTCAAATGTGCTGCAGTGCACTGACAGTGATCTCATCCACCTTAACTGCAGG GTTGTGTGTATCATTACTTTGGTACTGGAGAACCAGACACATGGACCTGTAATGTCGCAACCTGTAGGCTATCCCAAAATAACAACAGCAAGTATCCCTCTACTTGGCTTTCTAGTAG AGGATGGATCATCATCCTTATGTTATTGCTGGGCTGACAATGGTCGAGCTGAGATATTCCTTCGGCTACatgaatcaagtcaaatgatTTTTAGTAGTGGTAAGATAGTAAGAGGGCCTGAAAAGAAATATTCTCAGCGTACTACTGAGTACCTTCTATACGAGATGCTTAAAAAGCATAAGAGGATCATCGTTAGAAATCATGGTGCTGCTCCTGACTTGTCCTGTGTAGACTTATCATTTTCGATTGACTCGGATCAGGTTTTCAGTAATGCAGAAGAAAAACTTCTGAGGTCCATCACCAACAATACATGCCATGCACCAACACTT